Proteins from a single region of Halalkalibaculum roseum:
- a CDS encoding dihydroorotase — protein sequence MSHTPDLLIKNVKPVSTSHDGSKEVDIRIRKGKIAEIGQDLEEKDNEKAHDAKGSYISPGWMDMHVHLREPGYEHKETIETGCRAAAFGGFTEVACMPNTNPPIHARDVVEFIKKKSEGLPVNVHPIGCVSKDRKGESIAEMADMQDGGAVAFSDDGDPVYNSELMRVALEYSSMLGMPIINHEEDLKLSRPGHMHEGKVSTRLGLDGTPGIAEEVMIARDILLAEFTGGHVHVAHISTAKAVDLVRKAKADGIHVTTEVCTHHFDLTDEEIERQNFDTNFKMHPPLRTQEDVDAMIEGLADGTIDAICTDHAPHAIEEKEVEFIYAPNGIIGLETAWGVTGRRLLKSGKMKLREVLTKLIDNPRNILNLEIPKIEEGAFANLTLFNTDREWTFEQKHIKSKSKNSPYVGSQMVGKAEAIYNNGQFIVNE from the coding sequence ATGAGTCATACTCCCGATTTACTGATCAAAAATGTGAAGCCTGTAAGCACCAGCCATGATGGTAGCAAAGAGGTGGATATACGCATCAGGAAAGGTAAGATAGCAGAAATTGGACAAGACCTTGAAGAGAAAGACAATGAAAAAGCTCATGATGCCAAGGGCTCATACATTTCCCCAGGCTGGATGGATATGCACGTTCATTTGCGTGAGCCTGGCTACGAGCATAAGGAGACTATAGAAACAGGGTGTCGTGCTGCCGCATTCGGAGGTTTCACAGAAGTGGCCTGCATGCCCAATACCAATCCACCTATCCATGCCCGTGATGTGGTAGAATTCATTAAAAAGAAATCGGAAGGTCTTCCCGTTAATGTTCATCCAATCGGTTGTGTGTCGAAAGACAGGAAAGGCGAGTCAATAGCCGAAATGGCCGACATGCAGGATGGAGGAGCCGTTGCTTTCAGCGATGACGGGGATCCGGTCTATAACTCAGAACTTATGCGGGTTGCTCTTGAATACTCGTCCATGCTCGGCATGCCGATTATTAACCATGAAGAGGACCTTAAGCTCTCTCGACCCGGACATATGCATGAGGGAAAAGTCTCAACACGTCTCGGGCTCGACGGTACTCCGGGTATAGCAGAGGAGGTGATGATAGCCCGCGATATCCTGCTTGCTGAATTTACGGGAGGACATGTGCATGTAGCACATATCAGCACAGCAAAAGCAGTAGACCTGGTTCGAAAGGCAAAGGCTGATGGCATCCATGTTACCACAGAGGTATGCACACATCACTTCGATTTGACGGATGAAGAGATAGAAAGACAGAACTTTGACACCAACTTTAAAATGCACCCCCCTCTGAGAACACAGGAAGATGTGGATGCCATGATTGAAGGTTTGGCTGACGGTACTATCGACGCCATATGTACCGATCACGCCCCGCATGCCATTGAGGAGAAGGAGGTAGAATTTATCTATGCACCGAATGGAATTATTGGTCTTGAAACGGCTTGGGGGGTAACCGGAAGGCGACTGCTCAAGTCCGGCAAGATGAAACTAAGAGAGGTGCTCACCAAGCTGATAGATAATCCGAGAAATATACTGAACCTGGAGATTCCCAAGATTGAGGAAGGCGCATTCGCTAATCTGACATTATTTAATACCGACCGGGAGTGGACCTTTGAGCAGAAACACATCAAATCAAAATCGAAGAATTCTCCGTATGTAGGTTCGCAGATGGTTGGAAAAGCCGAAGCCATTTACAATAATGGTCAGTTTATCGTAAATGAGTGA
- a CDS encoding zinc ribbon domain-containing protein produces MLIAMEKRECPGCAMEVDADAEVCPICGYEFPKQSLGMKIMVWLMVILLLAWLLI; encoded by the coding sequence TTGCTAATTGCTATGGAAAAAAGAGAATGTCCCGGTTGTGCGATGGAGGTGGATGCCGATGCCGAGGTATGTCCGATATGCGGTTATGAATTTCCGAAACAGTCTCTTGGGATGAAGATCATGGTATGGCTGATGGTTATCCTGCTGTTGGCGTGGTTGCTGATCTGA
- the obgE gene encoding GTPase ObgE → MRFADYAKIYVTAGSGGAGSVHFRREKYVPKGGPDGGDGGDGGDVILRGNEQLNTLLDLRYRKYVKATHGQNGGPSKRKGSDGEDEILEVPLGSVVYEADTKERLGEITEHEEEIVIAKGGKGGLGNWHFRSSTNQTPRHAQDGEDGEERTIEIELKLLADVGLVGFPNAGKSTLLSAMSGAKPKIASYPFTTLEPNLGVITLPDYRTFVMADIPGIIEEAHEGRGLGIQFLRHIERNNLLLFMVSSQQDVEYEYNALLKELESYRKDLLDKPRLLAITKMDLQDEYKLAQDIDIDIPVVEISAATGYNMDKLKEAIWEQLQNVESSRKEKEKKQE, encoded by the coding sequence ATGCGTTTTGCCGATTATGCTAAAATTTATGTAACTGCAGGAAGCGGTGGAGCAGGTTCAGTTCACTTCCGAAGAGAGAAGTACGTGCCCAAAGGCGGGCCCGATGGCGGAGACGGTGGAGACGGAGGGGATGTTATCCTGCGGGGAAACGAACAGCTTAATACCCTTCTTGACCTGCGTTATCGTAAATATGTGAAAGCAACCCACGGGCAAAATGGTGGTCCCAGCAAACGTAAAGGTTCGGACGGCGAAGATGAAATCCTGGAGGTTCCTCTTGGCAGTGTGGTTTATGAAGCTGATACCAAGGAACGTCTGGGAGAAATAACCGAGCATGAAGAAGAGATCGTCATTGCCAAAGGGGGTAAAGGCGGACTTGGAAACTGGCATTTCAGAAGTTCAACGAATCAGACTCCACGTCATGCACAAGACGGGGAAGATGGTGAAGAACGCACCATAGAAATTGAATTGAAATTGCTGGCGGATGTAGGCCTCGTCGGATTTCCCAATGCCGGTAAAAGTACCTTGCTCTCCGCAATGTCCGGGGCCAAGCCCAAGATTGCTTCTTATCCCTTTACTACTTTGGAACCCAACCTAGGGGTTATTACACTTCCTGATTATCGCACTTTTGTAATGGCCGATATACCCGGGATTATTGAAGAGGCGCATGAGGGCAGGGGTCTGGGTATTCAGTTTCTGAGGCATATCGAAAGAAATAATCTCTTGTTGTTCATGGTGAGTTCGCAGCAGGATGTGGAGTATGAATACAATGCCTTGCTTAAAGAGCTTGAATCCTATCGTAAAGATCTGCTGGACAAACCACGCCTATTGGCTATAACCAAGATGGACCTGCAGGATGAATATAAACTTGCGCAGGATATTGATATTGATATCCCGGTTGTGGAAATTTCAGCTGCCACAGGCTACAACATGGATAAACTGAAAGAAGCCATCTGGGAGCAACTGCAAAACGTTGAATCATCAAGAAAAGAAAAAGAGAAGAAGCAGGAGTAG
- a CDS encoding S9 family peptidase → MKRLLLLGLMLGWLFQPVQAQQKKSISFSHIFDRTFSPEGIQNVNWMKDGQYYTALVRTNNDIELRKYDILTGDYEVLVASSGLRVEDRDRAIIIQDYQFSADENKLLIKTDVERIWRRSTKENYFVHNLETGKTAKLTQSDEKQQYAQLSPTGEKAAFVQNNNLYLVDLESGEEKAITTDGEENKIINGATDWVYEEEFGFAKAWYWSPDGNKIAFYRFNESRVKEFFMIEWGSLYPDQTRFKYPKAGEKNSIVKIGVYDLESQNTVWIDIGEETDQYIPRINWTENSGTLAIRRMNRLQNKQDLMLADVNSGKTQTIKTEDSDAWIDINDDLTFLENGEQFIYLSEESGYNHIYLYDMSGELVRQVTTGNWEVTNYLGYNEENERIYYISTEESPLQRHLYSIDISGDDKTKMSDGEGWNSVNMSRDHKYYIETYSSPEMPSVYTLHEGSGKEVRVLEDNNELKTTLEEYRMPEKEFMKIPLPQAELNAYMLKPSDFDSTKKYPVLFYVYGGPGSQTVSKRFDSGQRPIWHRYLAEQGYIVFSVDNRGTGARGRNFEKQVYKKLGQYEVQDQIDAARYLLDQYDFIDTARVGIWGWSYGGYMSSLVLAKGSDVFSTAIAVAPVSSWRFYDTIYTERFMQTPQMNPEGYEKGAPLTYAGQIEGNYLLVHGTGDDNVHFQNAVEMVNKLVSEGVQFETMYYPNRAHGISGGNTRQHLFKMLNQFILDNL, encoded by the coding sequence ATGAAAAGACTTCTGCTGCTTGGTCTTATGCTTGGTTGGCTATTTCAGCCGGTCCAGGCTCAGCAAAAAAAATCTATCTCATTCAGTCATATTTTTGATCGCACTTTCTCACCTGAGGGAATACAAAACGTAAACTGGATGAAAGATGGCCAGTACTATACGGCCCTGGTGCGAACCAATAATGATATTGAGTTGAGGAAATATGACATTCTCACCGGTGACTATGAAGTGTTGGTTGCCTCTTCCGGGTTACGTGTAGAGGACAGGGATAGAGCTATCATAATTCAGGATTACCAGTTCTCGGCCGACGAAAATAAACTGCTTATCAAAACAGATGTTGAACGAATATGGCGAAGGAGCACAAAGGAGAATTATTTTGTCCATAATCTGGAGACCGGGAAGACTGCCAAGTTAACCCAGTCAGATGAAAAACAGCAGTATGCTCAGCTTTCGCCAACCGGTGAAAAGGCCGCTTTTGTCCAGAATAATAATCTCTACCTGGTCGATCTTGAATCGGGAGAGGAGAAAGCTATTACTACAGACGGTGAAGAGAATAAGATCATCAATGGTGCAACGGACTGGGTTTACGAAGAAGAGTTCGGATTTGCCAAGGCATGGTACTGGTCACCGGACGGTAACAAGATTGCCTTTTATCGATTTAACGAGTCACGAGTGAAGGAGTTCTTTATGATTGAGTGGGGCAGTTTGTACCCCGATCAAACTCGTTTCAAGTATCCTAAAGCGGGGGAGAAAAATTCTATAGTTAAAATCGGGGTTTATGATCTGGAGTCTCAAAATACGGTTTGGATTGATATCGGGGAGGAGACTGACCAGTATATTCCACGGATAAACTGGACAGAAAACTCAGGCACGCTTGCCATCAGAAGAATGAACAGGTTACAGAATAAACAGGATCTGATGCTTGCAGATGTAAACTCCGGAAAAACCCAAACAATAAAAACGGAAGATAGTGATGCATGGATCGATATTAATGACGATTTGACGTTCCTGGAAAACGGTGAGCAATTTATTTACCTGAGCGAGGAAAGCGGTTATAACCACATATATCTATATGATATGAGCGGTGAGCTGGTCAGGCAGGTAACCACAGGCAATTGGGAAGTAACCAACTATCTTGGTTACAATGAAGAAAATGAACGGATTTACTATATAAGTACAGAAGAATCTCCGCTTCAAAGACATCTCTACAGCATAGATATCAGTGGCGATGACAAAACAAAGATGAGTGACGGAGAGGGATGGAATAGTGTTAATATGAGCCGCGACCACAAATATTATATTGAGACATATTCGAGCCCTGAAATGCCGTCTGTTTATACTCTTCATGAAGGCAGCGGGAAGGAAGTCAGGGTACTCGAAGACAACAATGAACTGAAAACAACCTTGGAAGAATACCGGATGCCTGAGAAAGAATTCATGAAGATCCCGCTACCACAAGCTGAGTTAAACGCCTATATGTTGAAGCCATCGGATTTTGATTCAACTAAAAAATATCCGGTATTATTTTACGTATACGGTGGGCCGGGGAGTCAGACCGTCAGCAAGAGATTTGATTCCGGTCAGCGACCAATATGGCACCGCTATCTTGCGGAACAGGGTTATATCGTATTTAGTGTGGATAACAGGGGCACAGGAGCCCGAGGCAGGAATTTCGAAAAGCAGGTATACAAAAAACTGGGACAGTATGAAGTTCAGGATCAGATTGATGCTGCAAGATATTTGTTGGACCAATATGACTTCATTGATACTGCCAGGGTAGGAATATGGGGCTGGAGTTACGGCGGATACATGTCGAGCCTGGTTCTGGCAAAAGGCAGTGATGTTTTTTCTACGGCAATTGCGGTAGCACCGGTTTCCAGCTGGCGTTTTTATGACACGATATATACCGAACGATTTATGCAAACTCCGCAGATGAATCCCGAAGGATACGAAAAGGGGGCTCCACTAACTTATGCCGGGCAAATTGAAGGCAACTACCTGCTTGTGCATGGAACAGGAGATGATAATGTGCACTTCCAGAATGCGGTTGAAATGGTGAACAAACTGGTTTCAGAAGGTGTGCAGTTTGAAACTATGTATTATCCAAACCGTGCCCACGGAATATCCGGTGGAAATACACGCCAGCACCTGTTCAAGATGCTGAATCAATTTATATTAGATAACCTATAA
- the tsaB gene encoding tRNA (adenosine(37)-N6)-threonylcarbamoyltransferase complex dimerization subunit type 1 TsaB produces MQLALETSTNICSVALRDSKGEVHEKRTEVKGSHSEKLFLFIDELIKEQDVKFSDLETVVVSEGPGSYTGLRISASAVKGLLFDSDIKLYAVNTLAGFAESVFNTKQEVQNIHSIIDARRVHVYHQSFVIRSGKLESIDSVKVIPIKEFEEQLQEGDAIVGTGLKRLNSKILEKMDVFDSSYISAKSLLNLYQKDDEHSFAKEVDPRDFDPKYYTSNQV; encoded by the coding sequence ATGCAGCTAGCACTGGAAACGTCTACGAATATTTGTTCTGTTGCACTGAGAGACAGCAAGGGCGAGGTACACGAAAAAAGAACAGAGGTTAAAGGCTCACACTCTGAAAAGCTTTTTCTTTTTATCGACGAGCTGATTAAGGAACAGGATGTGAAATTTAGTGATCTTGAAACTGTAGTTGTGAGCGAAGGTCCGGGTTCATATACCGGATTACGCATCAGTGCAAGTGCGGTAAAAGGGCTCCTCTTCGATTCGGATATAAAACTCTATGCTGTAAATACCCTGGCCGGGTTTGCAGAGTCGGTTTTTAATACAAAGCAAGAAGTACAAAATATCCATAGCATCATTGATGCTCGTCGCGTTCATGTATATCACCAGTCTTTTGTGATTCGATCAGGAAAATTGGAAAGCATTGATTCGGTGAAGGTGATTCCAATTAAAGAATTTGAAGAACAACTGCAGGAAGGAGATGCCATCGTCGGTACCGGACTAAAACGTTTAAACAGCAAAATATTGGAAAAAATGGATGTTTTTGACAGTTCTTATATTTCTGCAAAGTCATTACTCAACCTTTACCAAAAAGATGACGAACACAGTTTTGCCAAAGAAGTCGATCCCCGTGATTTTGATCCAAAGTACTACACTTCAAACCAAGTGTAG
- a CDS encoding DUF3857 domain-containing protein, whose product MGIFFHPTDVLGQRNTMPVPDAEFGQIPDSLYSMNEYALQPDAPFIYTVKELEVNFENDENAIVALLDYYVRIKVFDASAREASVVAIPYYFERDIEEVVNIRAATHTQEGEEVPLPDDSIRRININSRYNVIEFTMPQVEDGAILEYSYRVKRRYIEELPDFYLANQAPTDLAKVTITYPGYLRYETIEENFDGQVNRFTQQIDTSSAAKIFTVPQPDPILKETYVARDIPALEEEAYISSIDDYRGKLKFKLSEFGIPRQKLENSWKLVVAELRRNQNVLAVADRNTKAKALGREIARLYESEKAVQDSIFRYINSTANFSGSKSPYSEVTDSTVLTGEPSNQAAINQTLLAMLHGAGIEAYPLLISTRQFGQINKSFPSFFQFNGQLTYSIIDGETYFMDASFPYSQPNLIPVDTYNETGLLLKPDGYEWKDIVPAKSLFAIDIRVNARLDREGNLSGDIHAESSGYPAQVVRQRYSNGQPVQEIFRRAVFDGYTNAGISNLQFKNYWSFEEPITFDSDFELESYATSFTDGLQYRPMIVGYLMSNPFNEPSRELPVTLDAPEKLDLVYEIEIPSGYSIQQGSQNRTIELPGASLTESYNFEGRTLRYEFHIDISRKQFEPELYPQLLNLYERWVELSNSSWRIRR is encoded by the coding sequence GTGGGAATATTTTTTCATCCCACTGATGTTTTGGGGCAGCGCAATACCATGCCGGTGCCTGATGCGGAATTCGGACAGATACCGGATTCTTTGTATAGCATGAACGAGTATGCTCTTCAACCGGATGCTCCTTTCATCTATACCGTTAAAGAGCTGGAGGTGAACTTTGAGAACGATGAAAACGCAATCGTGGCTCTTCTCGATTACTATGTAAGGATCAAGGTATTTGATGCTTCTGCCAGGGAAGCCTCTGTTGTTGCTATTCCGTACTATTTTGAAAGGGATATTGAAGAGGTTGTGAATATACGGGCAGCAACTCACACACAGGAGGGGGAAGAAGTACCCTTGCCGGATGATTCCATTCGCAGGATCAATATAAACTCCCGGTATAATGTAATTGAATTTACCATGCCGCAGGTTGAGGATGGCGCAATATTGGAGTATTCCTACCGTGTGAAGCGGAGGTATATTGAAGAACTGCCTGATTTCTATCTTGCGAATCAGGCTCCAACTGACTTGGCGAAGGTCACCATTACGTATCCAGGTTATTTGAGATATGAGACCATTGAAGAGAATTTTGACGGGCAGGTTAACCGGTTTACCCAGCAAATCGATACCAGTTCTGCTGCCAAGATCTTTACGGTACCTCAACCTGACCCGATACTAAAAGAGACTTATGTTGCCCGGGATATCCCCGCTTTAGAGGAAGAGGCTTACATATCTTCCATAGATGATTACCGGGGTAAATTGAAATTTAAATTGAGCGAGTTTGGTATACCCCGCCAAAAACTTGAGAATAGCTGGAAGCTGGTAGTGGCCGAATTGAGACGCAACCAGAATGTGCTTGCAGTAGCAGACCGCAATACCAAAGCAAAAGCCTTAGGCAGAGAGATTGCGAGGCTTTACGAGAGCGAAAAAGCTGTTCAGGATAGCATCTTCAGATATATTAATAGCACAGCTAACTTTAGCGGCAGCAAAAGCCCATACAGTGAGGTAACAGACAGCACCGTACTTACGGGCGAGCCGTCAAACCAGGCGGCTATCAATCAAACTCTGTTGGCGATGCTACACGGGGCTGGTATTGAGGCTTACCCATTGCTGATTTCGACCCGTCAATTTGGACAGATCAATAAATCTTTTCCCTCATTTTTTCAGTTTAACGGGCAGCTGACTTATTCCATTATCGATGGCGAAACCTATTTTATGGATGCTAGCTTTCCTTATAGTCAGCCCAATCTCATACCCGTTGATACCTATAACGAAACCGGTTTGTTACTTAAGCCTGATGGGTATGAATGGAAGGATATTGTTCCTGCCAAAAGCCTGTTTGCGATCGATATCAGGGTAAATGCCCGGTTAGATCGTGAGGGAAATCTTTCAGGCGATATACATGCGGAAAGTTCGGGCTACCCCGCTCAGGTTGTACGACAGAGATATTCCAACGGCCAGCCGGTTCAGGAAATCTTCAGAAGGGCTGTATTTGATGGGTACACCAATGCCGGCATCAGCAATTTGCAATTTAAGAATTATTGGAGTTTTGAAGAGCCTATAACTTTTGACTCTGATTTCGAACTGGAAAGCTACGCCACCAGTTTTACCGACGGATTGCAGTACAGGCCAATGATAGTAGGATACTTGATGAGCAACCCATTTAATGAACCCAGCCGGGAACTTCCTGTCACTCTGGATGCTCCTGAAAAACTGGATCTCGTCTATGAAATTGAAATTCCAAGCGGTTATTCTATACAACAGGGAAGTCAGAATCGTACTATCGAATTGCCCGGAGCCAGCTTGACGGAAAGTTATAATTTTGAGGGAAGGACCTTGCGCTACGAATTCCATATTGATATCTCCCGCAAACAGTTTGAGCCCGAGCTCTATCCCCAGCTGCTGAATTTATATGAGCGTTGGGTAGAACTCAGTAACAGTTCTTGGCGGATTCGACGTTAG
- the accD gene encoding acetyl-CoA carboxylase, carboxyltransferase subunit beta has translation MSWFKRKDKNIQTDERKEMPEGVWVKVPTTGETVHRRELEDNLWVDPLSGYHFRIGSEEYFSFLFDKGKFEELGQEIVPSDPLNFEDRKKYSDRLEEYQKKTGHTDAVRVGTGKMNELDVVIACMDFDFIGGSMGSVVGERLGIAIDYARENEKPLIIISQSGGARMMESVLSLMQMAKTSAKLAQLEEAAVPYISLMTNPTTGGVTASFAMLGDFNIAEPGSLIGFAGPRVIRQTIGRDLPEGFQTAEYLLEHGFLDFITPRTQMKGKLTKVLKLVLHKFEA, from the coding sequence ATGTCCTGGTTTAAGCGAAAAGACAAAAATATTCAGACCGATGAACGTAAAGAGATGCCTGAAGGCGTCTGGGTTAAGGTTCCCACTACAGGTGAAACCGTACATCGTCGGGAGCTTGAAGACAACTTATGGGTTGATCCGCTAAGCGGTTACCACTTCCGTATCGGCAGTGAAGAGTATTTTTCTTTTCTTTTCGACAAAGGTAAGTTTGAAGAGCTTGGCCAGGAAATTGTGCCCTCCGATCCATTGAACTTTGAGGACAGAAAAAAATACAGTGACCGGCTTGAAGAGTACCAGAAAAAAACCGGTCACACTGATGCTGTGAGGGTTGGAACAGGCAAAATGAATGAATTGGATGTAGTGATAGCCTGTATGGACTTTGATTTCATCGGCGGAAGTATGGGATCCGTAGTTGGTGAACGACTCGGTATTGCTATCGATTATGCCCGGGAAAATGAAAAGCCTTTAATTATCATTTCACAATCCGGCGGAGCCAGGATGATGGAAAGTGTGCTCAGTCTGATGCAAATGGCCAAAACTTCGGCCAAGCTGGCACAGCTCGAAGAAGCTGCCGTTCCCTACATTTCATTAATGACAAACCCAACAACCGGAGGTGTTACAGCCAGCTTTGCCATGTTGGGTGACTTCAACATTGCGGAACCCGGATCCCTGATTGGTTTTGCCGGTCCCCGTGTCATTCGACAGACTATCGGACGGGACTTGCCCGAAGGATTTCAGACTGCAGAATATCTGCTGGAACACGGATTTCTGGACTTCATCACACCGCGCACGCAGATGAAAGGAAAACTCACCAAAGTCTTGAAGCTCGTACTTCATAAGTTTGAGGCCTAA
- the xseA gene encoding exodeoxyribonuclease VII large subunit, which translates to MTQPDLFKPSVLSVSELTGEIKTMLEGNFLDIKVEGEISNASKSRSGHIYFTLKDEDAQLSCVIWRGIAQRLEADLVDGQQIVAGGDIQVYPPHGKYQLIVRSVKQAGIGALQEAFEKLKAKLKDEGLFDEVHKKSLPKFPMRIGVITSATGAAFHDIRDTLERRWALATVLLHHASVQGVNSAPELVKAINWFSEKQNVDVLIVGRGGGSLEDLWPFNEEAVARALFKCKVPTISAVGHEVDFSISDFVADARAATPTQAAILATPDINEIKMFADDLTNRLSRATDDKVTDRKERVKQLLKSHALQAVKQKVAGSHEHLNNLIERLKHKKELSFLQKREKINGLIHRLEQQNPQGPLEKGFVRVEQEEQWVRQASNFEKEKDFQLIWKDGKVNVEF; encoded by the coding sequence ATGACCCAACCTGACTTATTCAAACCCTCCGTACTTTCAGTTTCTGAGCTCACCGGAGAAATAAAAACAATGCTCGAAGGTAACTTCCTGGATATCAAAGTCGAAGGTGAGATAAGCAATGCCAGCAAGAGCCGCAGCGGACATATCTACTTTACCCTTAAAGATGAAGATGCACAGCTATCATGTGTCATCTGGCGTGGCATCGCACAGCGTCTTGAAGCTGATCTTGTGGATGGGCAGCAAATAGTAGCGGGGGGTGATATTCAGGTATATCCACCACATGGAAAGTACCAGCTGATTGTTAGATCCGTAAAACAGGCCGGCATCGGGGCTCTTCAGGAGGCTTTTGAAAAACTCAAAGCCAAATTAAAAGATGAAGGGCTCTTCGATGAGGTCCACAAAAAATCTTTGCCCAAATTTCCAATGCGCATCGGGGTAATCACTTCGGCCACCGGGGCTGCCTTTCACGACATACGCGATACCCTGGAACGTCGCTGGGCTCTGGCTACTGTATTATTGCACCATGCCAGTGTGCAAGGAGTGAATTCAGCACCGGAACTCGTGAAAGCCATCAACTGGTTCTCAGAAAAACAAAATGTAGATGTACTTATTGTAGGGCGCGGGGGCGGCTCGCTCGAAGATCTCTGGCCCTTTAATGAAGAAGCTGTAGCACGGGCTCTTTTTAAGTGCAAGGTGCCAACCATCAGTGCCGTGGGCCACGAGGTTGATTTTAGCATATCGGATTTTGTTGCCGATGCCAGAGCGGCGACACCGACCCAGGCAGCTATACTTGCAACTCCGGATATTAATGAAATCAAGATGTTTGCCGATGACTTAACCAACCGTCTCTCTCGTGCAACAGATGATAAAGTCACCGACCGCAAGGAACGGGTAAAACAATTGCTAAAATCGCACGCTTTGCAGGCTGTAAAACAAAAAGTAGCCGGTAGTCACGAGCATTTGAACAATCTTATTGAGCGATTAAAGCATAAAAAAGAACTCTCATTTCTGCAGAAAAGAGAAAAAATAAACGGACTCATCCATCGTCTTGAACAGCAAAATCCCCAAGGTCCGCTGGAAAAAGGATTTGTGAGAGTTGAACAGGAAGAACAGTGGGTTCGACAAGCTTCGAACTTTGAAAAGGAAAAAGACTTCCAGTTAATCTGGAAAGACGGGAAAGTTAATGTTGAGTTTTGA
- the dprA gene encoding DNA-processing protein DprA, with translation MNHQEKKKRRSRSSEDTIREYLALCLVPNLGAYRIKLLMQKVDHPQDIFRLNTQELISIDGIGPVVANAIQKFNNWDEVDKLLSQTEVCGASIISFRDNNYPALLKEIFDPPILLWVKGDPAILDLPGVAVIGTRRATSYGIRKAKEFTADLTAQHLTVVSGLAYGVDAIAHRTTIENGGKTVAVLGSGIDTIYPGKHKDLAKDIWESGGAVISEFPPGTKPDAGNFPVRNRIVSGLTLGTLVIESGLEGGSMITARSALDQNREVFAIPHSLDNENGRGCNAIIKRGWGKLVQHIDDILDELTVTRVREDQEPRIQKRNWEMAELDEVSGTICRVLHESTYPIHIDDLSEKLEMPTFRLLPKLLELEMMDCVRQIAGKKFELS, from the coding sequence TTGAATCATCAAGAAAAGAAAAAGAGAAGAAGCAGGAGTAGCGAGGATACGATAAGGGAGTATCTGGCTCTTTGTCTGGTTCCTAATTTGGGCGCCTACCGCATCAAACTACTGATGCAGAAGGTTGATCATCCCCAGGATATTTTTCGGCTTAATACACAGGAGCTCATTTCCATAGATGGAATCGGACCGGTCGTTGCCAACGCCATTCAAAAATTCAACAATTGGGATGAGGTCGACAAACTGCTCAGTCAGACGGAAGTATGCGGTGCATCGATAATCAGCTTTCGAGATAATAATTACCCTGCCTTGTTAAAAGAAATTTTTGACCCGCCTATTCTTTTATGGGTTAAAGGAGATCCGGCTATACTCGACTTGCCGGGAGTAGCAGTAATCGGAACACGCAGGGCTACAAGCTACGGAATCAGAAAAGCCAAAGAATTTACAGCTGACCTGACCGCTCAACATCTTACAGTAGTAAGCGGTCTGGCTTATGGGGTGGATGCGATAGCTCATAGGACTACCATAGAGAACGGAGGCAAGACAGTGGCGGTCCTGGGTTCTGGAATTGACACTATTTACCCGGGAAAGCACAAGGATTTGGCAAAAGACATTTGGGAATCAGGAGGAGCTGTTATTTCTGAGTTTCCGCCGGGTACCAAACCCGATGCCGGCAATTTCCCGGTACGAAATAGAATAGTGAGCGGATTGACCCTTGGTACACTGGTTATTGAGTCGGGACTTGAGGGAGGAAGTATGATCACTGCTCGTTCGGCCCTGGACCAGAACCGCGAAGTGTTTGCCATACCACATTCGCTGGATAATGAGAATGGGAGAGGTTGCAATGCCATCATAAAGCGAGGATGGGGAAAGCTGGTACAGCATATCGATGACATACTGGATGAATTAACGGTAACCCGTGTAAGGGAGGATCAAGAGCCAAGGATCCAAAAGAGAAATTGGGAAATGGCAGAACTGGATGAGGTATCAGGGACCATCTGCCGGGTGCTTCATGAAAGTACCTACCCCATTCATATTGACGATCTAAGTGAAAAGCTTGAGATGCCTACTTTCCGTCTCCTGCCCAAACTCCTGGAACTGGAGATGATGGATTGTGTTCGGCAGATCGCAGGTAAAAAGTTTGAGCTCAGCTAA